CTGATGCAATGGGAAAGAACCACCGGTGCTCAAATCAAGAAGAGTCAGGGTCTTGAAGCCTTTGAACAGGCCAAAAAAGCACAGAAGGAGCTCCTTGAAAGAAAATACGAGCTGAACCTCCCATTGTGGCAGAAAGTCTTCCGTAAAACCGTGCGTACGTTGAAGCTTGACTTCGGTAAGACGAGCATGCCGATTTTCGGTACCAACAACGTCTCGGACATCATCAAGGTTGCCGTTCCGAGGAGCGTTCTTCTCTTCACAACGGCCACAATAATAACCATCATACTGGGTATATTCCTTGGAGTCAGGGCCGCGAGGCACGCGGGCAGTGCCTTTGACAGGGGACTTTCAGTGTTCGCACTCCTCACCTACAGCCTGCCGATGTGGTGGACGGGAATGATGTTCCTCCTGATATTTTCGTACAAACTCGGATGGTTCCCAATCAGTTCACTCTTTGACCCCCAACTCACCGGCTGGGCCCACGTTAAGGACGTCCTCTGGAAGTTAACCCTCCCGGTGCTCACGTACGTCTTCGTCGCATTTGGGGGCTGGGCATGGACGACGAGGAACATCATGATAGGTACCCTGCAGGAGGACTTCATCATGGCAGCCAAGGCAAAGGGTCTACCGGAGCGCAAGATCATCTACGGTCACGCCCTCAGGGCCGCTTCCCCGCCGATAGTCACCATGATAATCTTTTCACTGCTCGGTTCACTCGGTGGTGCCATCATCAGCGAGCTCGTCTTCAACTACCCTGGAATGGGCAGGCTCTACTGGGTTGCCCTTCAGCAGAACGAAACCAACCTCCTCATAGGGCTGACTTACTTCTTCACCGTGCTCTACCTGGCTGGAGTGGTCCTTGCGGACATGGTCTACGGATTCCTCGACCCGCGTGTCAAGGTTGGTGCTTCCGCCAACATGTGAGGTGATTCACAATGAGATGGGTAGACGTCAAGGAAGGATTTAAGGAATTCCTTCAGGAGTTCAAGAGGGAGAAGACGGGAATACTCGGTGTCATTCTCCTCGTCATACTCGTGTTAGTCGCACTTTCAGCACCCTACCTGACGATACAGGATCTCCCGACCAAATGGAGGAGCTCCCAGTACTGGGAGGACAACCCCAAGAGCGTTCCACCAACGTGGTACAACATGTTCACCTCCCAGAAGCTCGTTACCCAAGAAATATACCACCTCAACGATCTGAGCATAAGTCACCCGAGCGATACGGTAACGGTGATCGAGGCGGACTATAACTTCCCGGAAGGCTACGTCGGTGGGCCCCAGGGAATCAACATCAGGGGCTTTAACGTAACAGTCAACTCCCCCTACAACACCCCCACCATTGACGTTTACCTCCTCAGGCCAGATGGAAAGGAGATCCCCCTGCTCATAGGCAGTCAGCTCAGCTCCGGGGAGGTAATCTCCATCGGAAGGGACAGCAAGATCTCAACCAACTTTTACATATGGCTCGTCAACGTTACTGAGGGCAGGAAGATAACCATGTTTGACGTGCCCCTCCAAACGATACTTATAGAAGATATGGTCGCCCCGATGTTCGCCAGAGTTGAGCCGGGAATGAACGCGAGTAAGATCATCAAGAACCCAGAACCTTTACACGGGACCTACAAACTCATCCTGAGGATAAACAACCCCGCCCCCAAGGACAACCAGATCTCCTACGATAACCTCAAAGTGACGTTCCTCGGAAGGAGTTACGGGACAATGGGCACGGACTACCTCGGCAGGGACCTCTGGGCAGGTCTTATATGGGGTAGCAGGGTTTCGCTGACCGTGGGCATCCTCGTCTCCCTCATAAGCACCATCATAGGGCTTGTTTACGGGGTCACGAGCGCCTACCTCGGGGGACTAACAGACGAGGCCATGATGCGTGTCAACGAGATATTCGCCACCATTCCGAGCCTTCCCATACTGATCCTCATAGGTGCCACGGCGGGACACATAACCCTTACGTTCATAGTCCTGTTGCTGGTCATCTTCGGCTGGATGGGAATAGCAAGGATTTCGAGGAGTATGGCCCTCCAGATCAAGGAGCAGACCTACATTGAGGCGGCCAGGGCCCTCGGTGCCGGCAACGGCAGGATAATCCTCAAGCACATACTTCCCCAGCTTCTCCCCTACGCCTTTGCGGTCATAGCCCTCAGTGTCCCCGGTGCGGTCATAGCTGAGGCCTCGCTGAGTTTCCTCGGCATAGGCGATCCAACCGCCGTCACGTGGGGGCAGATACTCAACGCCGCCCAGACGCAATCGGCAACCAACAAGGGTTACTGGTGGTGGGTGCTCCCGCCCGGATTCGGGATAGCGATCGTCGGCCTTACCTTCGTTCTGATAGGTACGGCCCTTGATAAGATCCTCAACCCGAAGCTCAGGAAAGCGTGAGGTGGTGATACGAATGGTCAGAAACGTGCTGGAAGTTAAGGATCTTAAGATGTATTACTTCACGAACAAGGGTGTGGTCAAGGCCGTCGACAACATAACCTTCAACCTCCGAAAGGGAGAGGTCCTTGGACTTGCCGGCGAAAGCGGATGCGGCAAGTCCTCTTTGGGTTTTACCCTTATGGGAATGCCGTCCCCACCCGGTAAGATCGTCAGCGGTAGCATAAAGATCGACGGAAGAGAGATAGTCGGCCTTCCCGAGAACGTCCTTAGAAAGGAGATCCGGTGGCAGAAGATATCCATGATATTTCAGGGTGCAATGAACGCTCTGAACCCGGTTTATACCGTTGGATACCAGATGATCGAACCCCTGACCCTCCACAGAGGTATGGACAAGGAAGAGGCCATCGAAAAGGCCCAGAAGTACCTCGAGCTCGTTGGTCTCGATCCGGAGATAGTACACCGTTATCCGCACGAACTTTCGGGAGGTATGAAGCAGCGCGTTATAATAGCCTCCGCCCTGTTACTCGAACCGGACGTGGTCATAGCGGACGAACCCACGACCGCGCTGGATGTTGTTGTTCAGGCCCAGATCATCAACCTCCTGAAAAAGCTCAAGAAGGAACTTGGACTTTCAATGATATTCATCACCCACGACCTCAGCATCCTCGCCGAGATCAGCGACAGGATCGCCGTAATGTACGCCGGTAAGATAGTCGAGATCGGAGACAGCGAGAAGATCTACTACGAGCCGGCCCATCCGTACACTCAGAAGCTCCTCGCCTCCATACCGAGGCTCCATGAAGACGTTGAAAAGCTGGAGTTCATTCCAGGACAGCCGCCCAACCTCATCAACCCGCCCAAGGGATGCCGCTTCCATCCGAGGTGCCCCTACGCGATGGGAGTTTGTAAGGAACATGAGCCGGAGCTTAAGGAAGTTGATAAGGACCACTACGCTGCATGCTGGCTGCTGTGAGGTGTGAGAGATGGCGGAGCCAATAGTCAGGGTTGAGAACCTTAAGAAGTACTTCCCGATAAAGAGGGGCTTCATAGACACCCTCAGGGGCGCACCTGAGAGGAAAGTTCACGCCGTTGACGGCATCAGCTTTGAGATACACAAGCAGCAGGTCTTTGCCCTCGTCGGCGAGAGCGGTTGTGGTAAGTCCACCACAGGAAGGTTACTCGCCAAACTCATCGAACCCACCGACGGCAGGATATTCCTCGAGGGAAAGGACGTCACGAAGATTAGAACAAGAGAAGAGATCCTCGAGTACAGAAGGCACGTCCAGATGATCTTTCAGGACCCCTTCAGTTCAATGAACCCGAGGTTCAGGATATTCGACGTTCTTGAGGAGCCTCTCCTCATACACGGCATCGGCGAAACCAAGGCGGAGCGTGAAGAGCTAATCTACAAGGCCCTCGAGATGGTCAAGATCACCCCGCCCGAAGATTACGTCGGCAGGTTCCCGCACATGCTGTCCGGCGGTCAGAGACAGCGCGTTGCAATAGCCCGTGCACTCATACTGAACCCGACGTTCATCGTCGCCGACGAGCCGGTATCGATGCTCGACGTGTCCATCCGTGCGGAGATACTTGAGCTGATGAAGGAGCTCAAAGAGAAGATCGGGGTCACCTACCTTTACATCACCCACGACATGTCCACGGCAAGGTACTTCGCCGACTGGATGGCCGTCATGTACCTCGGGAGGATCGTTGAGATGGGTCCGGTTGAGAGGGTTATAGACAACCCGCTCCATCCCTACACCCGGGCCCTGCTCGCCGCCGTTCCAGAGCCGAAGCCGGAGAGGAGGAACATCATCAAAGAGCTGCCGATAAAGGGTGAGGTTCCCAACGCGGTTGATATACCGCCCGGGTGCCGCTTCCATCCGAGGTGCATCTACGCCCAAAAGGGACTCTGCGACACCAAAACCCCCCAGCTTATCGAGTACGAGCACAACCACTGGGCCGAGTGCCATCTCGTTGGCAGGTACTGACCCCCTTCTTTTCTTTCTTCGGGTGAGGCCGATGGGAGACTTAAGGGATGCACTGAACTACCCGCTTCTTAAAGCCGGTCTGATAGCCCTTTTTGTGGCTTTAATAATCTCGGCCGCAGGGCTTTACAGGGTGGATAAGTCCTATTCCTCCAGCGGAACGCTGGGAGAGGGCATGCACTATCTTGGGGAGGAGGGATTTGAGGAAGGATACGTCTACTACAACAGGACTCTGGTTCTCTACTCATCCGACGCGAACCTCTCGATAATTCAGGGTGAGGAGGTGACCAACTACACCCTTATCAACCGCCGGATAACGATTCACCCGGTGGAGAGACCCAGAGTTTACGTTTTCAACGGGAGCGTGAACTACGTTTATAATGCAACTGCCGTTGACTATCCCTACGCCATCTACTCCATTCTGGCTTTCGTGCTGATGCTCGTTGGTATAGCACTATCGTTCATTGGCTACAGTCACTTCCTGAGGGATCTGAGGGAGGATGGAAAATGAGACGGCTTGATTACCCACTGGTCATAGAGAGACTGGTCTCCTTTATTCGAAGAAGCGTAAAGGAAGCGAATAGCGATGGGGTGGTGGTTGGAATAAGCGGTGGAGTGGACAGTGCCACGGTGGCTTACCTCGCCACGAGGGCCCTTGGGAAGGACAGGGTCCTCGGTCTGATAATGCCCTACTACCGCAACAAGGACGTTGAGGATGCCCTGCTCGTTTGCAGATCCCTTGGAATAGACCACAGGGTGATAGATATAAAACCCCTCGTTGACGGATTCGAGAGGGCCGTCGGTGAACTTGACGTCAGGAGCAGGGGAAATCTGATGGCCAGAACGAGGATGGTGCTTCTCTACGCCCATGCCAACGCCATGAATCGCCTCGTTCTCGGGACCAGCAACAGAAGTGAATTTCTGACCGGCTACTTCACCAAATGGGGCGATGGGGCGAGCGACTTTGCCCCCCTGATAAACCTCTACAAAACCGAAGTGTGGGAGATAGCGAAGCTCCTTGGAGTCCCGGAGAGGATCGTTGAGAAGAAGCCTTCGGCCGGTCTGTGGGAGGGGCAGACGGACGAGGATGAACTAGGGATTGGCTACCGCCTCCTCGACGAGGTCCTCTGGCGCATGGTTGACCTCGGGAAAGAAAAAACTGAGATCGCCGAAGAGCTGGGGATACCACTGGAAAGGGTCGAAAGGATCGAGAGACTGGTAAAGGGGAGCGAACACAAGCGCCGCCTGCCCGTGGGTCCCGCCTTCTGAGGTGAGCCAATGAGAAGGGGATACCTTTTCGTTTTTTTAGCAGCGTCCATGTGGGGAACGCTGGGAATATTCGCCAGGTACCTCGATGGTTTTGGGTTGACACCCTTCACGATGGTCTTCTACAGGGTCCTTTTCACCCTGTTGCTTTTGATGTTCTATCTCCCCCTGAGGGGAACGGGCTTTTCCATTGAACGCTCTCGCCTTAAGTTCTACGCACTCTACGGTTTCTTCAGCATCTTCCTTTTTTACACCCTCTACTTCTATACCGTAACCATATCCTCGGTCTCCTTTGCAGTTCTGCTCCTTTACACCGCTCCGGTATACTCGATAATCCTCGGAAGGCTGCTCTTCAACGAACCGCTGAGGGGGGAGAAGTTGACGGCGCTGGCCATGGTTACTGCGGGCGTTTTTCTGGTCAACCAGGGAGGGGTGAGTTTTTCAACGAAAGCCCTGTTTTTCGGCTTTCTGACGGGTCTAACCTACGCCCTCTACGGCATCCTCGCAAAGTTCGCCGTCAGGAAAGAAGAGCCGGAAAAGGTTCTTTTCTACACCCTCCTCTTTGGGATGGTCTACCTCCTTCCCTTCGCGGACTTCCATGTACCCCCGGGAGCTGTTCCCTACCTCTTCGCCCTTGCCCTGTTTCCAACGTTCCTTGGATACATCCTCTACAACCACGCCCTGAAAGAGATCGAGGTCAGCAGGGCCAGCATAGTCGCCACCGTTGAACCGGTTGTAGCTATAACGCTCGCCTTCCTTCTCTTCGGGGAGAGCCTTACCCCCCAACAGCTTACCGGGGCGGCGCTCATAATCGGAGGCTCAACGCTGGTGCACCTCAAAGAGTATAAACCGCCCGAAGGGGCCAGTTAGACATTGAAGTACCTCCTCAGCTCCCATTCCGTTACGTCAAGGGTATCCTCCGGAAGGCGTTGATCCTTCAGGTACTCAAGGTACCCTTCCCACTCCCGCTCCTTGTATTCGACGAAGTTCCTGTAAGCACCTCTCAGACTTTCCCTCACGGTTTTGTCTTTTTTAAGCTCTTCCAGAGCTTCACCAAGGCTCCCGGGGAGGGTTTCGATTCCAAGTTCCTTCCGTCTGGAGCCCTCCATTTCATAGACGTTTTCCTCCACGTAAGATTCCGGCTCGAGCTTTCTTCTTATCCCGTCCAATCCGGCCATCAGGACGGCTGCAAAAGTTAGGTAGGGATTGGCACTCGGATCCGGGCAGCGGTACTCCATCCTCGCCCCGTTCCCCCAGAAGGCGGGGATCCTTACCAGTGCGCTCCTGTTCCTGTAGCCCCAGCTCACGTACACAGGGGCCTCGTAACCGGGAACGAGACGTTTGTAACTGTTCACGGTGGGGTTGGTAATGGCCGTCAGTGCCCTTGCGTGGGCGAGTAGGCCCCCCAGAAAGTGGAGGGCAACCTCACTGAGTCCGTCTTCCGATGCGAAGGCGTTCTCTCCCCCCTTCCAGAGGCTTAGGTGGAGGTGCATCCCGTTACCCGGGAAATCCCGAAGGGGCTTTGGCATGAACGTAGCGTGAAGTCCGTGCATTCTCGCCACGGCCTTTACGATGTACTTGAAGCTGATGATGTTGTCGGCCGTCCTGAGGGCTTCATCGTAGCGGAAGTCTATCTCGTGCTGTCCCATTCCAACCTCGTGGTGGAGAACTTCCGGTGTTAACCCAAAGGCGGGCATGTAAAGGGCTATCTCCCTCCATACATCTCTACCGGGGCTTAGCAGGTCGAAATAACCGCCACCGTCAGGTATCTCGAGTTTCCACGATCCGTTCTTCCTGAAGAGGTAGAACTCTGGCTCGGGTCCCACGTAGGCTCGAAATCCCGCTTTCTCAAGCTCTTTCAGAACCTCCCTGAGCACGCTCCTCGGATCCGCTGGATAGGGTTTTCTACCCTTGTAGATGTACCCGTAAACCCTCGAAACACCTTCCCATGGCACTTCTACATAGGTCGATGGGTCCGCCCTGAAGATTAAATCGCTGTCCTCTATACCCTCGAACCCCGGAATCGATGAGCCGTCAAAGGGAATGCCCTCCTCCGTTGCCTCTTCGTATCTGTCCATGGGCACTTCCATGCCCCTTGGAAAGCCGTTCATGTCCACGAAAACGAGTTCCAGGAATTTTATTGTTCTGGCATCTTTCCCGTACACACTCAAACCGGTGTTCATATTGATCACCGTTTATTGCATTTATGTTCATTAATAAACGGTGATAATGGACAGCCAAATCAATAAAAACTTTTTTAATGAACTTTTGTCACTATGACGGGAGGAGGAGAGGGTGTCCCCACATTTAAACAAAAATGTTAATTTTTATGGTATCCTCTCCAAATTATGACATAAAAGTGTCAAGAAAAGGTTTATTGAGGTAAGGGGGGAAGCCAAAAACATGCCGATGGATGAAGAGGTGATCGTTAGGGAGATGGCCCGGGTGAACCTTCACCTTCCGGCCGTTAGGCCCACGCTGGAGCTTCTCCTGAAGGCCGAGGACCCCATGGTTCGATTGCGCGATGGAAGTTATCACCACTTCAGGCG
The window above is part of the Thermococcus sp. P6 genome. Proteins encoded here:
- a CDS encoding EamA family transporter; this translates as MRRGYLFVFLAASMWGTLGIFARYLDGFGLTPFTMVFYRVLFTLLLLMFYLPLRGTGFSIERSRLKFYALYGFFSIFLFYTLYFYTVTISSVSFAVLLLYTAPVYSIILGRLLFNEPLRGEKLTALAMVTAGVFLVNQGGVSFSTKALFFGFLTGLTYALYGILAKFAVRKEEPEKVLFYTLLFGMVYLLPFADFHVPPGAVPYLFALALFPTFLGYILYNHALKEIEVSRASIVATVEPVVAITLAFLLFGESLTPQQLTGAALIIGGSTLVHLKEYKPPEGAS
- the glnA gene encoding type I glutamate--ammonia ligase gives rise to the protein MNTGLSVYGKDARTIKFLELVFVDMNGFPRGMEVPMDRYEEATEEGIPFDGSSIPGFEGIEDSDLIFRADPSTYVEVPWEGVSRVYGYIYKGRKPYPADPRSVLREVLKELEKAGFRAYVGPEPEFYLFRKNGSWKLEIPDGGGYFDLLSPGRDVWREIALYMPAFGLTPEVLHHEVGMGQHEIDFRYDEALRTADNIISFKYIVKAVARMHGLHATFMPKPLRDFPGNGMHLHLSLWKGGENAFASEDGLSEVALHFLGGLLAHARALTAITNPTVNSYKRLVPGYEAPVYVSWGYRNRSALVRIPAFWGNGARMEYRCPDPSANPYLTFAAVLMAGLDGIRRKLEPESYVEENVYEMEGSRRKELGIETLPGSLGEALEELKKDKTVRESLRGAYRNFVEYKEREWEGYLEYLKDQRLPEDTLDVTEWELRRYFNV
- a CDS encoding ABC transporter permease is translated as MGYGRYLVFRILNALLVLLIVTFIISALFVKVAEKSNRSRMEEELMQWERTTGAQIKKSQGLEAFEQAKKAQKELLERKYELNLPLWQKVFRKTVRTLKLDFGKTSMPIFGTNNVSDIIKVAVPRSVLLFTTATIITIILGIFLGVRAARHAGSAFDRGLSVFALLTYSLPMWWTGMMFLLIFSYKLGWFPISSLFDPQLTGWAHVKDVLWKLTLPVLTYVFVAFGGWAWTTRNIMIGTLQEDFIMAAKAKGLPERKIIYGHALRAASPPIVTMIIFSLLGSLGGAIISELVFNYPGMGRLYWVALQQNETNLLIGLTYFFTVLYLAGVVLADMVYGFLDPRVKVGASANM
- a CDS encoding ABC transporter ATP-binding protein encodes the protein MAEPIVRVENLKKYFPIKRGFIDTLRGAPERKVHAVDGISFEIHKQQVFALVGESGCGKSTTGRLLAKLIEPTDGRIFLEGKDVTKIRTREEILEYRRHVQMIFQDPFSSMNPRFRIFDVLEEPLLIHGIGETKAEREELIYKALEMVKITPPEDYVGRFPHMLSGGQRQRVAIARALILNPTFIVADEPVSMLDVSIRAEILELMKELKEKIGVTYLYITHDMSTARYFADWMAVMYLGRIVEMGPVERVIDNPLHPYTRALLAAVPEPKPERRNIIKELPIKGEVPNAVDIPPGCRFHPRCIYAQKGLCDTKTPQLIEYEHNHWAECHLVGRY
- a CDS encoding ABC transporter ATP-binding protein, yielding MVRNVLEVKDLKMYYFTNKGVVKAVDNITFNLRKGEVLGLAGESGCGKSSLGFTLMGMPSPPGKIVSGSIKIDGREIVGLPENVLRKEIRWQKISMIFQGAMNALNPVYTVGYQMIEPLTLHRGMDKEEAIEKAQKYLELVGLDPEIVHRYPHELSGGMKQRVIIASALLLEPDVVIADEPTTALDVVVQAQIINLLKKLKKELGLSMIFITHDLSILAEISDRIAVMYAGKIVEIGDSEKIYYEPAHPYTQKLLASIPRLHEDVEKLEFIPGQPPNLINPPKGCRFHPRCPYAMGVCKEHEPELKEVDKDHYAACWLL
- a CDS encoding NAD+ synthase, with product MRRLDYPLVIERLVSFIRRSVKEANSDGVVVGISGGVDSATVAYLATRALGKDRVLGLIMPYYRNKDVEDALLVCRSLGIDHRVIDIKPLVDGFERAVGELDVRSRGNLMARTRMVLLYAHANAMNRLVLGTSNRSEFLTGYFTKWGDGASDFAPLINLYKTEVWEIAKLLGVPERIVEKKPSAGLWEGQTDEDELGIGYRLLDEVLWRMVDLGKEKTEIAEELGIPLERVERIERLVKGSEHKRRLPVGPAF
- a CDS encoding ABC transporter permease, with translation MRWVDVKEGFKEFLQEFKREKTGILGVILLVILVLVALSAPYLTIQDLPTKWRSSQYWEDNPKSVPPTWYNMFTSQKLVTQEIYHLNDLSISHPSDTVTVIEADYNFPEGYVGGPQGINIRGFNVTVNSPYNTPTIDVYLLRPDGKEIPLLIGSQLSSGEVISIGRDSKISTNFYIWLVNVTEGRKITMFDVPLQTILIEDMVAPMFARVEPGMNASKIIKNPEPLHGTYKLILRINNPAPKDNQISYDNLKVTFLGRSYGTMGTDYLGRDLWAGLIWGSRVSLTVGILVSLISTIIGLVYGVTSAYLGGLTDEAMMRVNEIFATIPSLPILILIGATAGHITLTFIVLLLVIFGWMGIARISRSMALQIKEQTYIEAARALGAGNGRIILKHILPQLLPYAFAVIALSVPGAVIAEASLSFLGIGDPTAVTWGQILNAAQTQSATNKGYWWWVLPPGFGIAIVGLTFVLIGTALDKILNPKLRKA